One segment of Erigeron canadensis isolate Cc75 chromosome 2, C_canadensis_v1, whole genome shotgun sequence DNA contains the following:
- the LOC122588001 gene encoding glutathione S-transferase T3-like: MARMNDFIPIEEDVHQDDEEVEIVAETQQDDVQKDDDVQEVQDCGKKAKTKRENWTPAQEVALTQAWVQISECKKYGNEQKADGFWRRVLEHYTTLVGPTTRTIHGLTPKWKQMNATMGLFNGLYNQAKQAKGSGCNDLDIMRVAMADFKTRTKKEFPHQAAWDVVKIHDKWAEQECFQIYQDMGPSRSDSSKRKSGEYETASTGHFIPDMNEDPNPPLEAATKKGKKKASASGSASSTVADDIREYAKRKTRYLDEKHKTDERRARQRDILFFTNSHAHITDHVMLEIVLSENAKLPQDMDDNALFSFVRVMFSFE; the protein is encoded by the exons ATGGCTAGAATGAACGATTTTATTCCGATCGAGGAAGATGTTCATCAAGATGACGAAGAAGTTGAAATTGTAGCGGAAACCCAACAAGACGATGTTCAAAAAGATGATGACGTGCAAGAAGTCCAAGATTGCGGGAAAAAGGCGAAGACAAAGCGTGAAAATTGGACGCCGGCACAAGAGGTTGCTTTGACACAAGCTTGGGTTCAAATTTCCGAATGCAAAAAATATGGAAATGAACAAAAAGCGGATGGTTTTTGGCGTCGTGTACTTGAGCATTACACCACACTTGTCGGCCCGACCACACGGACCATTCATGGGTTAACGCCAAAGTGGAAACAAATGAACGCCACCATGGGTCTCTTCAACGGGCTATACAATCAAGCG AAACAAGCCAAGGGAAGCGGGTGCAACGACTTGGATATTATGAGAGTCGCTATGGCGGATTTCAAGACCCGCACCAAGAAGGAATTTCCCCACCAAGCCGCATGGGATGTTGTGAAGATACACGACAAATGGGCCGAGCAAGAATGTTTCCAAATATACCAAGACATGGGACCTTCACGTAGCGACTCTTCAAAAAGGAAATCTGGAGAATATGAGACGGCCAGCACCGGGCACTTCATTCCCGACATGAATGAAGACCCAAACCCTCCATTGGAAGCGGCAACAAAAAAGGGGAAAAAGAAGGCATCCGCATCCGGATCCGCCTCTTCAACTGTGGCGGATGACATTAGAGAGTACGCCAAAAGGAAGACGAGATACTTGGATGAAAAACACAAGACGGATGAGAGGCGAGCAAGACAGCGGGACATCTTGTTTTTCACCAACTCGCATGCTCATATAACCGATCACGTCATGTTGGAAATCGTTCTTAGCGAGAACGCGAAATTGCCGCAAGACATGGATGACAATGCCCTTTTTAGTTTCGTTCGTGTAATGTTTTCATTCGAATAA